From Kineosporia succinea, the proteins below share one genomic window:
- a CDS encoding ABC transporter permease, translating to MTPTDTQTELLVEPSALPTRTRLVKELLRSRELSVGIVLLLVVIAAAVKSPDFVFGSDGWRDLLLNPSILLLLAAGQTVVIVTRNVDLSVGSILGLTAWLTGEVFISNPGMPPVFAFLIGTAAGAGLGLINGVVVAFGKVPALVITLGTQYIFRGVVITWAGSGLISAGQLPKGFLELGTKQVLTFPVLFLVAIVIVGAVGYYLTTARSGRELYAVGSDPEAAVLYGLPVTRRVVGAFVLSGALAGLAGVLFAARYGTVNSSAGTGIEFQAVAAAVVGGVAIFGGSGTVWGAAIGAGLLVTINSALPMVGISEFWQQALVGALIIAAIVLDRVLAARQARKLIEARDAA from the coding sequence ATGACCCCCACCGACACCCAGACCGAGCTCCTCGTCGAACCCAGCGCCCTTCCCACCCGCACGCGCCTGGTCAAGGAGCTCCTGCGCTCGCGCGAGCTGTCCGTCGGGATCGTGCTCCTGCTCGTCGTGATCGCCGCGGCGGTCAAGAGCCCGGACTTCGTGTTCGGCAGCGACGGCTGGCGCGACCTGCTGCTCAACCCGTCGATCCTGCTGCTGCTCGCGGCCGGTCAGACGGTCGTGATCGTCACCCGCAACGTCGATCTGTCGGTCGGCTCGATCCTGGGCCTGACCGCGTGGCTGACCGGCGAGGTGTTCATCTCGAACCCCGGTATGCCGCCGGTGTTCGCGTTCCTCATCGGCACCGCCGCCGGCGCCGGGCTCGGCCTGATCAACGGCGTCGTCGTGGCCTTCGGCAAGGTGCCCGCCCTGGTCATCACCCTGGGCACGCAGTACATCTTCCGCGGCGTCGTGATCACCTGGGCCGGCTCGGGCCTGATCAGCGCCGGGCAGCTGCCCAAGGGCTTCCTCGAGCTCGGCACGAAACAGGTCCTCACCTTCCCGGTCCTGTTCCTCGTCGCCATCGTGATCGTGGGCGCCGTCGGCTACTACCTCACCACCGCCCGCTCGGGCCGCGAGCTCTACGCCGTCGGTTCCGACCCGGAGGCAGCCGTGCTCTACGGCCTCCCGGTGACCCGCCGCGTCGTCGGGGCGTTCGTGCTCAGCGGCGCGCTGGCCGGTCTGGCCGGTGTCCTGTTCGCCGCCCGCTACGGCACGGTCAACTCCAGCGCCGGCACCGGCATCGAGTTCCAGGCCGTGGCCGCCGCGGTCGTCGGTGGCGTCGCGATCTTCGGTGGCTCGGGCACGGTCTGGGGCGCCGCGATCGGCGCCGGGCTGCTCGTCACCATCAACAGCGCGCTGCCGATGGTCGGCATCTCCGAGTTCTGGCAGCAGGCCCTGGTCGGTGCCCTGATCATCGCCGCGATCGTGCTGGACCGGGTGCTCGCCGCCCGCCAGGCGCGCAAACTCATCGAAGCAAGGGATGCAGCATGA